One window of the Shimwellia blattae DSM 4481 = NBRC 105725 genome contains the following:
- the ftsY gene encoding signal recognition particle-docking protein FtsY, whose translation MAKEKKRGFFSWLGFGQKEQTPETEKEQEVQEQQQVIDAQPEQVPAETPVEHHSESSSEPTAEAQAVADAEAQAAAEAKVAAEAQAAAEAKAAAEAQAAAEAKAAAEAQAAAEAKAAAEAQAAAEAKAAAEAQAAAEAKAAAEAQAAAEARAAAEAQAAAEAKAAAEAQAAAEAKAAAEAQAAAEAKAAAEAEAAAEAEAQAAAQAEPEIHEQEKPTKEGFFARLKRSLLKTKQNLGSGFISLFRGKKIDDDLFEELEEQLLIADVGVETTRKIISNLTDGASRKQLRDAEALYGLLKEEMSGILAKVDEPLNIEGKMPYVILMVGVNGVGKTTTIGKMARQFQQQGKSVMLAAGDTFRAAAVEQLQVWGQRNNIPVVAQHTGADSASVIFDAIQAAKARHVDVLIADTAGRLQNKSHLMEELKKIVRVMKKLDEDAPHEVMLTLDASTGQNAVSQAKLFNEAVGLTGITLTKLDGTAKGGVIFSIADQFGIPIRYIGVGERIEDLRPFKADDFIEALFARED comes from the coding sequence ATGGCAAAAGAAAAAAAACGCGGCTTTTTTTCCTGGTTAGGCTTTGGCCAGAAAGAACAGACGCCAGAAACAGAAAAAGAACAGGAAGTTCAGGAACAACAGCAGGTTATTGACGCGCAGCCCGAACAGGTGCCAGCAGAGACACCGGTTGAACATCACTCTGAATCCTCTTCTGAACCCACCGCAGAGGCCCAGGCCGTAGCTGACGCAGAGGCACAAGCCGCAGCAGAAGCCAAAGTGGCTGCCGAAGCACAGGCTGCCGCAGAAGCCAAAGCAGCTGCCGAAGCTCAGGCCGCAGCAGAAGCTAAAGCGGCCGCCGAAGCCCAGGCCGCAGCAGAAGCTAAAGCGGCTGCCGAAGCACAGGCCGCAGCAGAAGCCAAAGCAGCTGCCGAAGCCCAGGCCGCAGCAGAAGCCAAAGCAGCTGCCGAAGCACAGGCCGCCGCAGAAGCCAGAGCGGCCGCCGAAGCCCAGGCCGCAGCAGAAGCTAAAGCGGCTGCTGAAGCCCAGGCCGCCGCAGAAGCTAAAGCGGCTGCCGAAGCACAAGCCGCAGCAGAAGCTAAAGCTGCCGCAGAAGCCGAGGCCGCCGCAGAGGCAGAGGCACAGGCCGCAGCCCAGGCAGAGCCAGAGATCCACGAGCAGGAAAAACCCACCAAAGAGGGGTTCTTCGCCCGTCTGAAGCGCAGCCTGCTGAAAACCAAACAGAACCTGGGCTCTGGCTTTATCAGCCTGTTCCGGGGCAAAAAAATTGATGACGATCTGTTTGAAGAGCTGGAAGAGCAACTGCTGATTGCCGATGTGGGGGTAGAAACAACCCGTAAAATCATCAGTAATCTGACCGACGGCGCCAGCCGTAAACAGCTGCGCGACGCAGAAGCGCTGTACGGATTGCTCAAAGAAGAGATGAGCGGGATCCTGGCGAAGGTTGACGAGCCGCTGAACATTGAAGGCAAAATGCCCTACGTTATCCTGATGGTCGGGGTCAATGGCGTGGGTAAAACCACCACCATCGGTAAGATGGCGCGCCAGTTCCAGCAGCAGGGGAAATCCGTCATGCTGGCCGCCGGGGATACGTTCCGCGCCGCAGCAGTAGAGCAGTTACAGGTGTGGGGCCAGCGCAACAATATTCCGGTGGTGGCTCAGCATACCGGGGCGGATTCCGCCTCTGTGATTTTTGATGCCATCCAGGCCGCTAAAGCGCGCCATGTGGATGTTCTGATTGCCGATACCGCCGGGCGTTTGCAGAATAAATCGCACCTGATGGAAGAGCTGAAGAAAATTGTCCGGGTAATGAAAAAACTGGATGAAGACGCCCCCCATGAGGTTATGCTTACGCTGGATGCCAGCACCGGGCAGAATGCCGTAAGCCAGGCAAAACTGTTTAATGAAGCCGTTGGGTTAACGGGGATCACGCTGACTAAACTTGATGGTACAGCCAAAGGCGGGGTGATCTTCTCCATTGCCGATCAATTCGGGATCCCTATCCGCTACATCGGTGTCGGGGAACGCATTGAGGATTTACGTCCGTTTAAAGCGGACGATTTTATTGAGGCACTATTTGCCCGAGAGGATTAA
- a CDS encoding zinc/cadmium/mercury/lead-transporting ATPase has product MANPVSPEQHTPHTEHATCCDSGSCCAATASETRESPADAPLPPGATRHSWQVSGMDCAACARKVENAVRSVPGVSQVQVLFATEKLLVTGQGDLCAAVEQAVTRAGYQLLSSRPAGTPPVAEAGFWQENRTILILAAMMIISQIIAWAAPAAGNIAFIVTTLTGLWPIARQAWRLIRSGSWFAIETLMTVAAAGALVIGATHEAAMVLLLFLLGERLEGWAASRARKGVTALMALRPEVATRVEGDQRTTVALADLHPGDVIEVSAGGRLPADGILLNGPASFDESAITGESVPVEHQNGDPVSAGCTSVDRLVSLRVTSRPGESAIDRILRMIEEADSRRAPIERFIDRFSRVYTPAIMALALLVAVIPPLLMGQLWEPWIYKGLTLLLIGCPCALVISTPAAITSGLAAASRRGALLKGGVALERLRQVQQMAFDKTGTLTRGQPRVSAIVTHGTLSEAQLLALAASAEQGTSHPLGQAIMREAQARGLEVSRATSQTTRAGVGIEAVINGQNITLCAPARAPREALSGDWPREIATLESGGQTVIVALADNQLQGIIGLSDTLREDARQAIAQLKALGIEGIMLTGDNPRAAAAIAGELGIEFRAGLLPEDKVTAVRALNQQAPLAMVGDGINDAPAMKTATIGIAMGSGSDVALETADAALTRNSLAELPALIRLARATHSNIRQNIGVALGLKALFLVTTLLGVTGLWMAVLADSGATALVTANALRLLRRGKN; this is encoded by the coding sequence ATGGCAAACCCCGTCTCCCCAGAGCAACACACACCGCACACTGAGCACGCAACCTGCTGCGACTCGGGCAGTTGCTGTGCCGCGACCGCCAGCGAAACCCGGGAGAGCCCGGCCGACGCACCACTGCCCCCGGGGGCGACCCGCCACAGCTGGCAGGTGAGCGGCATGGACTGTGCCGCCTGCGCCCGCAAAGTGGAAAACGCAGTGCGCAGCGTGCCCGGCGTCAGCCAGGTGCAGGTGCTGTTCGCCACCGAAAAGCTGCTGGTGACCGGCCAGGGCGATCTCTGCGCGGCCGTAGAGCAGGCGGTCACCCGGGCAGGCTACCAGTTGTTATCCTCCCGGCCTGCGGGCACGCCACCGGTAGCAGAAGCCGGATTCTGGCAGGAAAACCGTACGATCCTGATCCTCGCCGCCATGATGATAATCAGCCAGATTATCGCCTGGGCTGCCCCGGCGGCGGGCAATATTGCTTTTATTGTCACCACCCTTACCGGGCTGTGGCCGATTGCGCGCCAGGCCTGGCGGCTTATCCGCAGCGGCAGCTGGTTTGCCATTGAAACGCTGATGACCGTGGCCGCCGCCGGTGCTCTGGTGATCGGTGCCACCCATGAAGCCGCCATGGTGTTGTTGTTATTCCTGCTGGGCGAGCGCCTGGAAGGCTGGGCCGCCAGCCGGGCACGCAAAGGCGTAACCGCACTGATGGCGCTCCGGCCCGAAGTGGCCACCCGGGTTGAGGGCGACCAGCGCACCACCGTTGCGCTGGCGGATCTGCACCCCGGCGATGTGATTGAGGTCTCCGCCGGGGGTCGCTTACCGGCAGACGGTATCTTACTCAACGGCCCGGCCAGTTTTGACGAAAGCGCCATTACCGGTGAGTCGGTGCCGGTGGAGCATCAGAACGGCGATCCTGTCTCCGCGGGCTGCACCAGCGTTGACCGGCTGGTCTCGCTGCGGGTCACCTCCCGCCCGGGAGAGAGCGCCATCGATCGCATTCTCAGAATGATTGAAGAGGCAGACAGCCGCCGGGCGCCCATTGAGCGCTTTATTGACCGCTTCAGCCGGGTTTATACCCCGGCCATTATGGCCCTGGCGCTGCTGGTGGCGGTGATCCCGCCGCTGCTGATGGGCCAGTTGTGGGAGCCGTGGATCTACAAAGGGCTGACCCTGCTGCTTATCGGCTGCCCCTGTGCGCTGGTTATCTCCACCCCGGCGGCCATCACTTCGGGCCTGGCGGCCGCATCGCGCCGGGGGGCCCTGCTTAAAGGCGGCGTGGCGCTGGAGCGGCTGCGCCAGGTGCAGCAGATGGCCTTTGATAAGACCGGCACCCTTACCCGGGGCCAGCCCCGGGTGAGCGCCATTGTCACCCACGGCACCCTGAGTGAGGCGCAGTTACTGGCCCTGGCCGCCAGCGCCGAACAGGGCACCAGCCACCCCCTGGGCCAGGCCATTATGCGTGAAGCACAGGCCCGCGGGCTGGAGGTCAGCCGGGCCACATCCCAGACCACCCGGGCGGGTGTCGGTATCGAGGCGGTCATTAACGGGCAGAACATCACCCTGTGTGCCCCCGCCCGCGCCCCCCGGGAGGCACTCAGTGGCGACTGGCCCCGGGAGATAGCCACCCTGGAATCCGGCGGGCAAACGGTGATTGTGGCGCTGGCGGATAACCAGCTCCAGGGCATTATTGGCCTGAGCGATACACTGCGTGAAGACGCCCGCCAGGCCATAGCGCAGCTTAAGGCGCTGGGTATTGAGGGCATTATGCTCACCGGGGATAACCCCCGGGCAGCGGCGGCCATCGCCGGTGAGCTGGGTATTGAGTTCCGGGCCGGCCTGCTGCCGGAGGATAAAGTCACCGCCGTGCGGGCCCTCAACCAGCAGGCCCCGCTGGCCATGGTGGGCGACGGGATCAACGACGCCCCGGCCATGAAAACCGCCACCATCGGGATTGCCATGGGCAGCGGGAGCGATGTGGCCCTCGAAACGGCAGACGCGGCGCTGACCCGCAACAGCCTGGCAGAGCTTCCGGCGCTGATCCGCCTGGCCCGGGCCACCCACAGCAATATTCGCCAGAATATCGGCGTGGCGCTGGGGTTAAAGGCGCTGTTTCTGGTCACCACCCTGCTGGGGGTCACCGGGTTATGGATGGCGGTACTGGCGGATTCGGGCGCCACGGCGCTGGTCACAGCCAACGCCCTGCGCTTATTGCGCCGCGGGAAAAACTAA
- the ftsE gene encoding cell division ATP-binding protein FtsE, whose product MIRFEHVSKAYLGGRQALQGVSFHLQAGEMAFLTGHSGAGKSTLLKLICGIERPSAGKIWFSGHEISRLKNREVPFLRRQIGMIFQDHHLLMDRSVYDNVAIPLIIAGASGEDIRRRVSAALDKVGLLDKAKNLPIQLSGGEQQRVGIARAVVNKPAVLLADEPTGNLDDALSEGILRLFEEFNRVGVTVLMATHDTGLIASRPYPVLTLSEGHLHGGHSGE is encoded by the coding sequence ATGATTCGCTTTGAACACGTCAGCAAAGCCTATCTTGGTGGGAGACAAGCGCTGCAGGGGGTGTCGTTTCACCTGCAGGCAGGCGAAATGGCGTTTCTTACCGGGCACTCTGGTGCCGGTAAGAGTACGTTGCTCAAACTGATTTGTGGTATTGAGCGCCCCAGCGCCGGGAAAATCTGGTTCAGCGGCCATGAAATCAGCCGCCTGAAGAACCGGGAAGTCCCGTTTCTGCGCCGCCAGATCGGCATGATTTTCCAGGATCACCACCTGCTGATGGATCGCTCCGTCTATGACAATGTCGCGATCCCGCTGATTATTGCCGGTGCCAGCGGTGAAGATATTCGCCGCCGGGTGAGTGCCGCACTGGATAAGGTCGGGCTGCTGGACAAAGCGAAAAACCTCCCTATTCAGCTCTCCGGCGGGGAGCAGCAGCGGGTGGGTATTGCCCGCGCGGTCGTCAATAAACCGGCCGTCTTACTGGCGGATGAACCGACCGGTAACCTGGATGATGCCCTGTCAGAGGGGATCCTGCGCCTGTTTGAAGAGTTTAACCGGGTCGGGGTTACCGTGCTGATGGCGACCCACGACACTGGCCTTATCGCCAGCCGTCCGTATCCGGTTCTGACCTTAAGTGAAGGGCACCTGCACGGAGGCCATTCTGGTGAATAA
- a CDS encoding DUF2500 domain-containing protein: MNRPPFIVLVIAAVIVVAAGTQFVRQWRQRAADDAAPQVQTRVIVIEMREFPASERRSRQQTVAPAGSAMRYEVRFRPQNAGAGSDIICRVTAARYHDMTAGEQGVLTMQGKRFVRFDPLPGR, encoded by the coding sequence ATGAACAGACCCCCGTTTATTGTGCTGGTGATTGCCGCTGTCATTGTGGTGGCGGCCGGTACGCAGTTTGTCAGACAGTGGCGACAGCGCGCGGCGGATGATGCCGCGCCACAGGTTCAGACCCGGGTGATTGTTATAGAAATGCGTGAGTTTCCCGCCAGCGAGCGGCGATCGCGCCAGCAGACGGTGGCTCCCGCCGGTAGCGCGATGCGTTATGAAGTGCGGTTTCGCCCGCAGAACGCCGGGGCGGGAAGCGACATCATCTGCCGGGTAACCGCCGCCCGGTATCATGATATGACGGCCGGTGAGCAGGGAGTGCTGACTATGCAGGGGAAACGTTTTGTGCGTTTTGATCCCCTGCCCGGGCGCTAG
- the rsmD gene encoding 16S rRNA (guanine(966)-N(2))-methyltransferase — MKKTHSTGSGQIRIIGGQWRGRKLPVPDSPGLRPTTDRVRETLFNWLAPDIVDARCLDCFAGSGALGLEALSRYAASATLLEMDRSVARQLQLNLATLKASQGDVVNTNTLTFLARPGQAHNIVFVDPPFRKGLLEETLRLLEQQGWLAQDALIYIESEVENGLPPTPANWSLHREKVAGQVAYRLYRRETQGAGNADH; from the coding sequence ATGAAAAAAACCCACAGTACAGGCAGCGGCCAGATTCGCATTATCGGCGGCCAGTGGCGCGGCCGGAAATTACCGGTCCCGGACAGCCCGGGGCTGCGCCCCACCACCGATCGGGTGCGCGAAACCCTCTTTAACTGGCTGGCGCCGGACATTGTCGATGCCCGTTGCCTGGACTGCTTTGCCGGCAGTGGTGCCCTGGGGCTGGAGGCGCTCTCCCGCTACGCGGCCAGCGCCACCCTGCTGGAGATGGATCGCAGCGTTGCCCGGCAGCTCCAGCTCAATCTCGCCACCCTTAAGGCAAGCCAGGGCGATGTGGTGAATACCAACACGCTGACCTTCCTCGCCCGGCCCGGGCAGGCGCACAATATTGTTTTTGTCGATCCCCCTTTTCGCAAAGGGCTACTGGAAGAGACACTGCGCCTGCTGGAACAGCAGGGCTGGCTGGCGCAAGACGCGCTCATCTATATAGAAAGTGAAGTGGAGAACGGCCTCCCGCCCACCCCGGCTAACTGGTCACTGCACCGGGAAAAAGTGGCAGGCCAGGTCGCCTACCGGCTGTACCGCCGTGAAACTCAAGGAGCTGGCAATGCTGATCATTAA
- the ftsX gene encoding permease-like cell division protein FtsX, giving the protein MNKNSALNRIRRYSHKFDKVNQLGGKLGDLGRSVQKRSGGGGKKPKSKQQSLKGGLNEQVRYAWQGAVQDLRNKPLATFLTVMVIAISLTLPSVCYMVYKNVSQAASQYYPTPQITVYLDKALDDDAAQQVVAQLQAQPGVEKVNYLTRDEALGEFRNWSGFGGALDMLEENPLPAVAVVVPKIDFQTPQAMGTIRDQLTGIKGIDEVRMDDSWFARLSALTGLVGRVSAMIGVLMVAAVFLVIGNSVRLSIFARRDTINVQKLIGATDGFILRPFLYGGALLGFSGAFLSLILSEILVLRLSSAVKDVAQVFGASFELSGLSFDECLLLLLVSSMIGWVAAWLATVQHLRRFTPE; this is encoded by the coding sequence GTGAATAAAAACAGCGCGTTAAACCGTATTCGCCGCTACAGCCATAAGTTCGACAAAGTTAACCAGCTGGGCGGTAAACTGGGTGATCTCGGCCGTTCTGTGCAAAAGCGCAGCGGCGGCGGTGGTAAAAAGCCGAAATCGAAGCAGCAATCCCTGAAAGGCGGCCTGAATGAGCAGGTGCGTTATGCCTGGCAGGGGGCGGTGCAGGATCTGCGTAACAAACCACTGGCCACCTTTCTGACGGTAATGGTTATCGCCATTTCGTTAACGCTGCCAAGCGTGTGCTATATGGTCTATAAAAACGTCAGCCAGGCCGCCAGCCAGTATTATCCGACCCCGCAAATTACCGTGTATCTGGATAAAGCGCTGGATGATGACGCCGCCCAGCAGGTGGTGGCGCAGCTGCAGGCACAACCGGGGGTAGAGAAGGTCAACTACCTGACCCGGGACGAAGCCCTGGGCGAGTTCCGTAACTGGTCCGGGTTTGGCGGCGCGCTGGATATGCTGGAAGAGAACCCGCTACCGGCGGTTGCGGTTGTGGTGCCGAAGATTGATTTTCAGACCCCACAGGCGATGGGCACCATTCGCGACCAGTTAACCGGCATTAAGGGGATTGACGAAGTGCGCATGGATGACAGCTGGTTTGCGCGCTTGTCGGCGCTTACCGGGCTGGTGGGGCGCGTTTCCGCAATGATTGGCGTACTGATGGTCGCTGCGGTGTTCCTGGTCATCGGTAACAGCGTGCGGCTGAGCATTTTTGCCCGCCGGGATACCATTAACGTGCAGAAGCTGATCGGCGCAACGGATGGTTTTATTCTGCGCCCGTTCCTGTATGGCGGGGCGCTGCTGGGGTTCAGCGGGGCGTTTTTATCGCTGATCCTGTCGGAGATTCTGGTGTTGCGCTTGTCGTCGGCGGTGAAAGATGTAGCCCAGGTCTTCGGCGCCAGCTTTGAGCTCAGCGGCCTCTCTTTTGATGAGTGTCTGCTGCTGTTGCTGGTCTCGTCGATGATTGGCTGGGTGGCCGCCTGGCTTGCCACCGTGCAACATTTACGTCGCTTTACTCCCGAGTAA
- a CDS encoding 7-cyano-7-deazaguanine/7-aminomethyl-7-deazaguanine transporter gives MSFSASLRQHRKALVWLSLFHLLVIISSNYLVQLPVNIFGFHTTWGAFSFPFIFLATDLTVRIFGAPLARRIIWSVMIPALVVSYGISALFYMGQWQGLAALGQFNLFVARIACASFMAYALGQILDIHVFNRLRQSRHWWLAPVASTFLGNVSDTASFFFIAFWRSPDPFMATHWVEIAAVDYSFKVFISILFFLPMYGVLLNMLLKRVAEKSETRPLRAG, from the coding sequence ATGTCGTTTTCCGCTTCACTGCGCCAGCACCGCAAGGCGCTTGTCTGGCTATCGCTATTTCATCTGCTGGTGATTATCTCCAGTAACTATCTGGTACAGCTGCCGGTGAATATCTTCGGGTTTCACACCACCTGGGGTGCGTTCAGCTTTCCGTTTATCTTCCTTGCCACAGACCTGACGGTACGGATCTTCGGTGCGCCGCTGGCGCGGCGGATTATCTGGTCGGTGATGATCCCGGCGCTGGTCGTCTCTTACGGGATCTCGGCCCTGTTTTATATGGGCCAGTGGCAGGGGCTGGCGGCGCTGGGGCAGTTTAATCTGTTTGTGGCCCGTATCGCCTGCGCCAGCTTTATGGCCTACGCCCTCGGGCAGATTCTGGATATCCACGTCTTTAACCGCCTGCGCCAGAGCCGCCACTGGTGGCTGGCTCCGGTGGCCTCCACATTTTTAGGCAATGTCAGTGATACGGCCTCGTTCTTCTTTATTGCCTTCTGGCGCAGCCCGGATCCCTTTATGGCGACACACTGGGTGGAAATTGCCGCCGTGGACTACAGCTTTAAGGTGTTTATCAGCATTCTGTTCTTCCTGCCGATGTATGGCGTACTGCTGAATATGCTATTAAAAAGAGTGGCGGAAAAGTCCGAAACCCGGCCATTACGTGCGGGTTAA
- a CDS encoding DcrB family lipoprotein: MRNLVKYVGIGLLVFGLAACDNSDSNSATPDSAAQSNAAGQNISLLDGKLAFSLPAGMSDQSGKLGTQTNNMHVYSDTTGQKAVIVIVGDTSDEPLNVLADRLQAQQRNRDPQLQVVANKAIQVNGHDLQQLDSIISAKGQTAWSSVIIGKVDGKLLTMQITLPADDQQKAQSEAENIISTLDVK, translated from the coding sequence ATGCGTAACCTGGTAAAATACGTCGGTATCGGTCTGCTGGTATTCGGACTGGCCGCCTGCGACAACAGCGACAGTAACTCAGCCACACCAGACAGTGCAGCACAGAGTAACGCAGCAGGGCAAAACATTTCTCTGCTGGATGGCAAACTGGCCTTCTCATTACCGGCAGGGATGTCTGATCAGAGCGGTAAGCTGGGCACCCAGACCAATAATATGCATGTCTATTCCGATACCACCGGCCAGAAAGCGGTTATCGTGATTGTGGGCGACACCAGTGATGAGCCGCTGAATGTCCTGGCAGACCGCCTGCAGGCACAGCAGCGCAACCGCGACCCGCAGTTGCAGGTGGTGGCGAACAAAGCCATCCAGGTTAACGGCCACGACTTACAGCAGCTGGACAGCATCATCTCCGCCAAAGGGCAGACCGCCTGGTCTTCCGTTATCATCGGTAAAGTTGACGGCAAACTGCTGACCATGCAGATAACCCTGCCGGCAGACGATCAGCAAAAAGCCCAGAGCGAAGCAGAAAACATTATCAGCACCCTGGATGTGAAATAA
- a CDS encoding DUF1145 family protein: MLIINFGRLVMLFVWGFLLFNLIHPYPRPLNIFINVAAIFMFFMHGLQAAMLKASLPKESPKMSGWFQLRIFLFGVFELLAWQKAQKKS, encoded by the coding sequence ATGCTGATCATTAATTTTGGCCGCCTGGTGATGCTGTTCGTCTGGGGGTTTTTGCTGTTCAACCTGATCCACCCCTACCCGCGCCCGCTGAATATTTTTATTAATGTCGCGGCAATCTTTATGTTCTTTATGCACGGCCTGCAGGCGGCAATGCTGAAAGCCTCACTGCCGAAAGAGAGCCCAAAAATGAGCGGCTGGTTCCAGCTGCGGATTTTTCTGTTCGGTGTCTTTGAGCTGCTCGCCTGGCAAAAGGCGCAAAAGAAAAGCTAG
- the tusA gene encoding sulfurtransferase TusA, with product MSDLFAGSDHTLDAQGLRCPEPVMMVRKTVRKMSVGETLLIVADDPATTRDIPGFCRFMEHELLAQQTDALPYRYLLRKSN from the coding sequence ATGAGTGATTTGTTTGCCGGCTCTGACCATACCCTTGATGCCCAGGGGCTGCGCTGCCCGGAACCGGTGATGATGGTGCGCAAAACCGTGCGTAAGATGTCCGTTGGCGAGACGCTGCTGATTGTGGCGGACGACCCGGCGACAACCCGCGATATTCCGGGGTTCTGCCGGTTTATGGAGCATGAGCTGCTGGCCCAGCAGACCGACGCACTGCCCTACCGCTATCTGCTGCGTAAAAGTAATTAA
- the rpoH gene encoding RNA polymerase sigma factor RpoH produces MTNEMQNLALAPVGNLDAYIRAANAWPMLSAEEERALAERLHYQGDLEAAKKLILSHLRFVVHIARNYAGYGLPQADLIQEGNIGLMKAVRRFNPEVGVRLVSFAVHWIKAEIHEYVLRNWRIVKVATTKAQRKLFFNLRKTKQRLGWFNQDEVEMVARELGVSSKDVREMESRMAAQDMTFDMSSDDDASDSQPMAPVLYLQDKSSNFADGIEDDNWEEHAADKLTEAMSGLDERSQQIIRARWLDEDNKSTLQELADQYGVSAERVRQLEKNAMKKLRAAIEA; encoded by the coding sequence ATGACCAACGAAATGCAAAATTTAGCTTTAGCCCCGGTCGGTAACCTGGATGCTTATATCCGGGCGGCCAATGCCTGGCCGATGCTGTCGGCTGAGGAAGAGCGGGCACTGGCTGAAAGGCTGCATTACCAGGGCGATCTGGAAGCAGCGAAAAAGCTGATTCTGTCTCACCTGCGGTTTGTTGTTCATATTGCTCGTAATTATGCGGGCTATGGCCTGCCGCAGGCGGATCTGATTCAGGAAGGGAATATCGGCCTGATGAAAGCCGTGCGCCGTTTTAACCCGGAAGTGGGTGTGCGCCTGGTCTCCTTCGCCGTGCACTGGATCAAAGCAGAGATCCATGAGTATGTCCTGCGTAACTGGCGTATTGTGAAGGTGGCAACCACCAAAGCACAGCGCAAACTGTTCTTTAACCTGCGTAAAACCAAGCAGCGTCTGGGCTGGTTTAACCAGGACGAAGTGGAAATGGTAGCCCGTGAGCTGGGGGTATCCAGTAAAGATGTCCGTGAGATGGAGTCCCGTATGGCGGCTCAGGACATGACCTTCGATATGTCGTCTGATGATGACGCCAGCGACAGCCAGCCGATGGCGCCGGTACTGTACCTACAGGATAAGTCCTCTAACTTTGCCGATGGCATTGAAGATGACAACTGGGAAGAGCACGCGGCCGATAAACTGACTGAAGCAATGAGCGGCCTGGACGAGCGCAGCCAGCAGATTATCCGGGCGCGCTGGCTGGATGAAGACAACAAAAGCACCCTGCAGGAGCTGGCCGATCAGTATGGCGTCTCTGCAGAGCGTGTGCGCCAGCTTGAAAAGAACGCAATGAAGAAATTGCGTGCTGCCATCGAAGCCTGA
- a CDS encoding lysoplasmalogenase, translated as MLWSFIAVFFSGWLYVDASYRGPAWQRWIFKPITLLLLLMLAWQAPVFTPLYYLVLAGLVASLAGDTLSQMSGSTPRYAFMAFFVSHLLYAVWFASQLSFSFFWPAPLALLIIGALLLATIWSRLDTLRLPVTLFIAATLAMVWMAAEQWFSRPVDTSFSGFVGAALLLLSNIVWLVSRYRYRFKGDTALAAACYFAGHFMIVRALYL; from the coding sequence ATGCTTTGGTCATTTATAGCCGTATTTTTCTCCGGCTGGCTGTATGTTGATGCATCCTATCGTGGTCCCGCCTGGCAACGCTGGATCTTTAAACCCATAACTTTACTGCTGTTACTGATGCTTGCCTGGCAGGCACCGGTATTCACCCCGCTCTATTACCTGGTCCTGGCCGGTCTGGTCGCCTCGCTGGCTGGCGACACCCTCAGCCAGATGTCGGGGAGCACCCCGCGTTATGCCTTCATGGCGTTTTTTGTCTCTCACCTGCTGTATGCCGTCTGGTTTGCCAGCCAGCTGTCGTTTTCGTTCTTCTGGCCCGCGCCCCTGGCGCTGCTGATCATCGGCGCCCTGTTGCTGGCAACCATCTGGAGCCGGCTCGACACTCTGCGGCTGCCGGTCACACTGTTTATCGCCGCCACCCTCGCCATGGTCTGGATGGCCGCAGAGCAGTGGTTCTCACGCCCGGTGGATACCAGCTTCTCCGGTTTTGTCGGGGCTGCGCTGCTGTTGCTGAGCAATATCGTCTGGCTGGTGAGCCGCTATCGCTACCGCTTTAAAGGGGATACGGCCCTCGCCGCCGCCTGCTATTTTGCCGGTCATTTTATGATAGTCCGGGCCCTCTACCTCTGA